A genome region from Melospiza melodia melodia isolate bMelMel2 chromosome 26, bMelMel2.pri, whole genome shotgun sequence includes the following:
- the B3GALT6 gene encoding beta-1,3-galactosyltransferase 6, translated as MKALRRLSRHRTALGLGGLSLCAAVLLYLAKCTSEGLRPLPAPPALPHSQPGRGPRAPPPAGPEGSAFVAVVVMSGPKYSERRSIIRSTWMAAARQAPHGHVWSRFVVGTAGLSAEELRSLELEQSRHRDLLLLPELRDSYENLTAKVLATYVWLDAHLDFQFALKADDDTFVRLDVLVEELRAKEPRRLYWGFFSGRGRVKSGGKWKESAWLLCDYYLPYALGGGYVISADLVRYLRLSRDYLNLWQSEDVSLGVWLAPIDVKRVHDPRFDTEYKSRGCSNKYIVTHKQSIEDMLEKHQTLAKDGKLCKEEVKLRLSYMYDWGVPPSQCCQRKDGIP; from the coding sequence ATGAAGGCGCTGCGGCGGCTGAGCCGGCACCGCACTGCGCTGGGGCTCGGCGGGCTCTCGCTCTGCGCCGCCGTCCTGCTCTACCTCGCCAAGTGCACCTCCGAGGGGCTGCGCCCGCTGCCCGCACCCCCCGCGCTCCCGCACAGCCAGCCCGGCCGGGGGCCCCGCGCCCCCCCCCCGGCCGGCCCCGAGGGCAGCGCCTTCGTGGCGGTGGTGGTGATGAGCGGCCCCAAGTACAGCGAGCGGCGCAGCATCATCCGCAGCACCTGGATGGCGGCGGCGCGGCAGGCGCCTCACGGCCACGTCTGGAGCCGCTTCGTGGTGGGCACGGCGGGGCTGAGCGCCGAGGAGCTGCGGagcctggagctggagcagagccgCCACCgcgacctgctgctgctgcccgagcTGCGCGACTCCTACGAGAACCTCACGGCCAAGGTGCTGGCCACCTACGTGTGGCTGGACGCGCACCTGGACTTCCAGTTCGCCCTCAAGGCGGACGACGACACCTTCGTGCGCTTGGACGTGCTAGTGGAGGAGCTGAGGGCCAAGGAGCCGCGGCGCCTCTATTGGGGCTTCTTCTCGGGCCGCGGGCGGGTGAAATCTGGGGGGAAGTGGAAGGAGAGCGCCTGGCTGCTGTGCGATTATTACCTGCCCTACGCGCTGGGCGGCGGCTACGTGATCTCCGCCGACCTGGTGCGCTACCTGCGCCTCAGCAGGGACTACCTGAACCTGTGGCAGAGCGAGGACGTGTCCCTGGGCGTGTGGCTGGCGCCCATCGACGTGAAGAGAGTGCACGACCCCCGCTTCGACACCGAGTACAAATCGCGCGGCTGCAGCAACAAATACATCGTGACTCACAAGCAGAGCATCGAGGACATGCTGGAGAAGCACCAGACGCTGGCCAAGGATGGGAAGCTCTGTAAGGAGGAGGTGAAACTCAGGCTTTCCTACATGTACGACTGGGGAGTGCCTCCCTCACAGTGCTGCCAGAGGAAGGACGGCATCCCCTGA
- the SDF4 gene encoding 45 kDa calcium-binding protein, producing the protein MMSRQAFLCSLGSLYLSLLFIFLLMDVYARPANHSVLKERAGEAREENEILPPDHLNGVKMELDGHLNKEFHQEVFLGKEREEFEEDSQPRRNRRKLVGIFSKVDINNDKKISAKEMQRWIMEKTDEHFQEAVEENKMHFRAVDPDGDGHVSWDEYKIKFLASKGFNEKEIAEKIKNNEELKIDEETQEVLDNLKDRWYQADNPPPDLLLSEQEFLSFLHPEHSRGMLHFMVQEIVRDLDQDGDKKLTLSEFISLPVGTVENQQAQDIDDDWVRDRRKEFQEVIDANHDGIVTMEELEEYMDPMNEHNALNEARQMIAVADENQNHHLELEEILKYSEYFTGSKLMDYARNVHEEF; encoded by the exons atgaTGTCAAGACAAGCTTTCCTATGCAGCTTGGGCTCTCTGTACCTCTCCCTCCTGTTCATCTTCCTGCTGATGGACGTTTATGCCAGGCCTGCCAACCACTCTGTGCTGAAGGAGAGGGCAGGGGAGGCCAGGGAGGAGAACGAGATCCTGCCCCCCGACCACCTGAACGGCGTCAAGATGGAGCTGGACGGGCACCTGAACAAGGAGTTCCACCAGGAGGTGTTCCTGGGCAAGGAGCGTGAGGAGTTCGAGGAGGACTCGCAGCCCCGCAGGAACAGGAGGAAGCTCGTGGGCATCTTCTCCAA GGTGGATAtaaataatgataaaaaaatcAGTGCCAAGGAAATGCAACGTTGGATCATGGAAAAAACAGATGAACATTTCCAGGAGGCCGTGGAGGAGAACAAAATGCACTTCAGAGCTGTGGATCCTGATGGGGATG GTCACGTTTCTTGGGATGAGTATAAAATTAAATTCTTGGCAAGCAAAGGCTTCAATGAAAAGGAAATTGCAGAGAAAATCAAAAACAACGAGGAGTTGAAAATAGATGAAGAAA CGCAGGAAGTGCTGGACAACCTGAAGGATCGCTGGTACCAGGCGGACAATCCCCCCCCGGACCTGCTGCTGAGCGAGCAGGAGTTCCTGTCCTTCCTGCACCCCGAGCACAGCCGCGGCATGCTGCACTTCATGGTGCAGGAGATCGTCCGCGACCTCG ATCAGGACGGGGATAAGAAGCTGACCCTGTCAGAGTTCATCTCCCTGCCCGTGGGCACGGTGGAGAACCAGCAGGCTCAGGACATCGACGATGACTGGGTGAGGGACAGGAGGAAGGAATTCCAGGAGGTCATCGACGCCAACCACGACGGCATCGTCACcatggaggagctggag GAATACATGGATCCCATGAACGAGCACAACGCGCTGAACGAGGCGCGGCAGATGATCGCCGTGGCCGACGAGAACCAGAACCACCACCTGGAGCTGGAGGAGATCCTCAAGTACAGCGAGTACTTCACGGGCAGCAAACTCATGGATTACGCCCGCAACGTCCACGAGGAGTTCTGA